CTGTCCCTTCTGCCGAACCTGTCGGTGGAAGAAAACGTCGCGCTCAACCAGCAGCTCGTAGAGGGCGACGGACGCCTCTTTCGGGGCGTTTCCGGCGCACGGCTGCGGACGACGGCGCGCGCCGCTCTGGCCAAGGTGGACCTGCCCACCGACACCGCATTCCTGAAACGTCGCATCGAAGACCTGCCCATCGCAACACGCCAGCTCGTCGCCATTGCCCGGGCCATTGCCGGTCGCGCCGGTCTGGTCATCATGGACGAGCCGACCACCTCCCTGACGCGCCGGGAAGTGGAAAACCTGATCGCTGTGGTGCGGCGCCTGCACGCGGACGGTGTTTCGGTGCTGTTCGTCACCCACAAGCTGGACGAGTGCAAGGCGATCGGCGGCCAGGCCATCGTGATGCGCGACGGCGCGATCGTGCGCCAATGCGACATTGCCGGCGTCTCCAAGCGCGAGCTGGCCGCCCTGATGACCGGCCGCGATATCGACGAAGGCCGCTATCGCACCCATCCACGCATTGGCAAGCCTCTGCTGGAAACCCGCGCGCTCGGAAGGAAGGCGGCGTTCGGCGACGTATCGCTGACGGTGGCCGAAGGAGAAATACTCGGCATAACCGGCCTGCTCGATTCGGGACGCAACGAGCTGGCCCGGGCCCTCGCCGGCGTCTCTCCCGCCGATGTCGGCGAAATCCGCATCGCCGGCAGCCCCGTCACGCTGGCGACCCCTTCGCAGGCCAACCGGGCAGGCATCGGCTATGTGCCCGAGGACCGGCTGACGGAGGGCCTCTTTCTTGAAAAGCCGATCGAGGACAACCTCGTCATGGCCATTCTGCGCAGGCTGCGGGGCCGTCTCGGCCTTGTCGACAGGCGCAAGAGCGCCGAGGTCGCCAATGGGCTGATGCAGGAGCTGAAAGTTGTCGCGCCCAATATCCGGCGTCCCGTACAGTCGCTTTCGGGCGGCAACCAGCAAAGGATCCTGATCGGCCGCTGGCTGGCGATCCAGCCGAGACTGCTGATCCTCCACGGGCCGACAGTCGGCGTGGATGTCGGATCCAAGGATACGATCTTCCGCATCATCCAATCCCTCGCCGATGGCGGCATGGCCGTCATCATCATCAGCGACGACCTGCCGGAACTGCTTCAGAACTGCGACCGGATCGCCGTCATGCAGAAGGGTCGTATCGTTTCCACCGACGCGGCGACCGACCTCGACGAGGCCGCCCTGTACGAACGGATGGGCGCAGCATTGCAGCTCGGCACGAACCGCAACAGGGCCTGACACGAATGACCACCGACACGATCACCACCGCCACGCCGAGCCTTCCGGTCCGTATCCTCAGCCTGTTCCGCCGGCACCCCGAAGCGTTC
This genomic window from Aureimonas sp. OT7 contains:
- a CDS encoding sugar ABC transporter ATP-binding protein; translation: MARDGNSAGETKDGPAFLEVSNLHKRYGGVHALRGVSFRIDRGQTYHLLGENGCGKSTLIRILSGAQPATEGSLVIDGVTRDRLNPIAALKAGIETVYQDLSLLPNLSVEENVALNQQLVEGDGRLFRGVSGARLRTTARAALAKVDLPTDTAFLKRRIEDLPIATRQLVAIARAIAGRAGLVIMDEPTTSLTRREVENLIAVVRRLHADGVSVLFVTHKLDECKAIGGQAIVMRDGAIVRQCDIAGVSKRELAALMTGRDIDEGRYRTHPRIGKPLLETRALGRKAAFGDVSLTVAEGEILGITGLLDSGRNELARALAGVSPADVGEIRIAGSPVTLATPSQANRAGIGYVPEDRLTEGLFLEKPIEDNLVMAILRRLRGRLGLVDRRKSAEVANGLMQELKVVAPNIRRPVQSLSGGNQQRILIGRWLAIQPRLLILHGPTVGVDVGSKDTIFRIIQSLADGGMAVIIISDDLPELLQNCDRIAVMQKGRIVSTDAATDLDEAALYERMGAALQLGTNRNRA